The DNA sequence AATTCACCTCTTTTTGCTATCTCTTCTATCTCTGAAGCATCTACAATCTTAAAGTCTGATACTTCCTCCACCTGCATTTTTATGTTCCGGATATCTTCCTCCGATATAAGATAGCAATACATATCAAAAAAATAACCGTTTCCTTCAGGATTTTCTCTCTTATATGTATAAAGTTTTTCATACGCTCTACCATAAAGATTTATATTGGTCTCTTCCAAAATTTCTCTATGTATCGCATCCTGTGAATTCTCTCCGGCTCTTACTCCGCCACCCGGTATCTCCCACAGTCCTCCTGCCCATCTCTTATTCATAGAGCGTCTTGTTATCAATATTCTTTTATCTTCTGTAAATAAAATTGCTATTACAGTCAAATGAAATTGTTTCGGATCTAGTGAAAAATTGTATCTGTCTATTGTCTCTCCTGTAGGTAACTTGTTTTCGTCATATATATCCCAAAGTTCTTTTTCAGCACTCATTTTAGTAATCCTGCCTTTCCAATATTTTATCAGAATCTTTTGAAATTGGTCTACAGAATATTACTATGCTACATCTCCCATTTCACCAAGTATCTTCTTTAGCATATCACGAAGCAAAACCATCTCTTCATTACTTATATTTAAACAGCCTCTCATTCCTACAGGTATCTCGAGAGCTTTTTCTCTAAGATCTTCACCACTTTTTGTAAGTGTAACTATAAGAGTCCTCTCATCTATCTTTGAACGCTCTCTTGTTACATAGCCCTTAGATTCAAGTTTTTTCAATACAGGTGTAAGTGTACCCGAGTCAAGGAAAAGCTTATCTCCTAATTCCTTCACATTAAGTTCCTGTTCTTCCCACATTACCATCATTACGATATACTGTGTATATGTCAGATCCAGCTTATCCAGGTATACTTTATATCGTCTTACTATTTCCTTTGAGCAAGCATAAAGTGGAAAACAAAGTTGATTTTCAAGTTTTAGTGAGTCATACTTATCTGCCATTTTAATATTCCCTCTTTCTTTTAAAAGATTTCAAGGAGCCTTTATCTTCATAAACGCTCCCCTTTCTTTTATATATTAAATTAATTCTTTTACAGCCTCTTCTACTACTTCAACACCTTCTGTAGGCTCAAATCTTCTTACAACATTTCCACTCTTGTCTATAAGGAATTTTGTAAAGTTCCACTTAATATCAGGCTTGCTTGCATAGTCAGGATCTACCTCACTAAGCATCTTTGTAAGAAGCTTTGACATATCATTATCAGCTCCCCATCCTGCAAAGCCCTTCTCACTCTTAAGATACTTAAATACTTCACTTGCACCGTCACCATTTACTTCTATTTTTGAGAACAATGGGAAGGTTACACCGAATCTTGAGCTGCAAAACTTAGCAATCTCCTCATCACTTCCCGGTGCCTGATGTCCGAACTGATTGCATGGGAAATCAAGTATAACGAAGTCCTTGTCCTGATAGTCTGCATAAAGCTTTTGTAACTGCTCATATTGTGGTGTAAATCCACACTCTGTTGCAGAGTTTATTATAAGTACTACCTTGTTCTTATAATCGCTAAGGCTAACTTCCTCACCCTTGTTGTTTTTTACTTTAAAATCATATATATTCATATATTTTCTCCTAATTATATATTCAGTTTTTCCACATATTTTGCAGCCGCAATTCCTGATACAGCACCGTCTCCTGCCGCAGTTACAAGCTGACGCACTTCCTTGGTCCTACCATCTCCTGCTGCAAATACGCCTTCTGTCTTTGTCTTACAGTCCTCACCTGCTATGATATAACCTGCCTTGTCCAGCTCTACCACATCTGCGAAAGCATTATTATCAGGTACCTGACCTATTGCTACAAAAAGTCCATCCACTGCAATCTCTCTTTTTTCATGTGTATTTTTATCTTCTACCACTATTCCGGAAACTGCAAATGACTCTTCCTTTATTTCTATTATATTTGAGTTCAAAACGAACTCTACATTATCTTTCTTTTTCAAAGCAGCTACTACGGCTTCCTCTGCTCTAAACTCGTCTCTGCGATGTACTACATATACCTTACTTGCAACATTAGCCAGGAATGTTGCATCCTCTATTGCCGTATTACCACCACCATTTACAGCAACAACCTTACCTCTATAGAACATTCCGTCACAGGTTGCACAATATGATATACCTGAACCTACCAGTTTCTTCTCATTCGGAAGTCCCAGAGGTCTGTTCTTTGCACCTGTAGCAAGAATCACTGACTTAGCATCATAAGTCTCTTTTTCAGTTTTTATCTTTTTTATACTTCCTTCAAGGCTGATGCCAACTACCTTTTCATATTTAACTTCAGCACCCAGATCTTTTGCCTGATTGAATAAATCTGTGGCAAATTCAAAACCTGAAGTTTTCTTTATAGCGGGATAGTTTTCTATCTCAGGAGTATTTATTATCTGCCCCCCATATGATGCACCTTCAAGTACCAGTACTGACTTGCCTGCTCTCACTCCATATATTGCAGCTGAAAGTCCGGCAGTTCCGGCACCCACTACTACTATATCATACATATAATCACTTCTTTCTTTTGGATGTATCTGAATATCTAAACAATTGTTTGCTCAAATCCTCAATTATCCCAACAAAGCCTTTACCTCATCCTTTGATATAAGACCTACAGACTTATTTACTATCTCACCGTTTTTGAATACCAAGAGTGTAGGTATTGACATAACATGGAATTTGTTTACCAAATCAGGATTCTCATCTGCATTGATCTTTGCCACTGAGAAACCTTCTGCCTCCTCAGCTACCTCATCAACTATAGGTGAAAGCATCTTACATGGACCACACCATGGTGCCCAGATATCAACTAATACAGGCTCTTTTGCATTTAATACTTCCGCTTCAAAATTCTCACTTGTAATTATCTTTACTGACATAACTTTTTCTCCTCCAATTTTTCTTAAATGGTTTATAATTATATTTTACACAATTTTATTTTATTGTCAAGCATTTTTATTTTTCTTTTCCTTCGGTCTCAAAATATTCCTTTGTAAGCTTTACAACTACATTTGCAAGCAGGAATAATGCTATCAGGTTTGGTATTGCCATAAGTCCGTTGAAGGTATCTGAAATATCCCATAAAAGTCCAAGATCCATAGTAGCTCCAACTATTGCCATCAAAGAATACACCACCATAAATGGCTTTATTATCTTTTCATTAAATAAAAACTCTATGCATCTTGCACCATAAAGTCCCCAGCCTATAATAGTTGAGAATGCAAATGAACACATTGCTATTGCGGTAAATATAGATACTCCATTTCCATAAGCCTTTATAAATCCTCCTATAGTAAGTTCCGCACCTGCCGGAGATCCAAAAGGTATATTTACTCCCGAGCAAAGTATTACCAAGGCTGTAAGTGTACATAT is a window from the Lachnoanaerobaculum umeaense genome containing:
- a CDS encoding NUDIX hydrolase encodes the protein MSAEKELWDIYDENKLPTGETIDRYNFSLDPKQFHLTVIAILFTEDKRILITRRSMNKRWAGGLWEIPGGGVRAGENSQDAIHREILEETNINLYGRAYEKLYTYKRENPEGNGYFFDMYCYLISEEDIRNIKMQVEEVSDFKIVDASEIEEIAKRGEFLNFENVKEILYSI
- a CDS encoding MarR family winged helix-turn-helix transcriptional regulator, whose product is MADKYDSLKLENQLCFPLYACSKEIVRRYKVYLDKLDLTYTQYIVMMVMWEEQELNVKELGDKLFLDSGTLTPVLKKLESKGYVTRERSKIDERTLIVTLTKSGEDLREKALEIPVGMRGCLNISNEEMVLLRDMLKKILGEMGDVA
- a CDS encoding glutathione peroxidase: MNIYDFKVKNNKGEEVSLSDYKNKVVLIINSATECGFTPQYEQLQKLYADYQDKDFVILDFPCNQFGHQAPGSDEEIAKFCSSRFGVTFPLFSKIEVNGDGASEVFKYLKSEKGFAGWGADNDMSKLLTKMLSEVDPDYASKPDIKWNFTKFLIDKSGNVVRRFEPTEGVEVVEEAVKELI
- a CDS encoding NAD(P)/FAD-dependent oxidoreductase codes for the protein MYDIVVVGAGTAGLSAAIYGVRAGKSVLVLEGASYGGQIINTPEIENYPAIKKTSGFEFATDLFNQAKDLGAEVKYEKVVGISLEGSIKKIKTEKETYDAKSVILATGAKNRPLGLPNEKKLVGSGISYCATCDGMFYRGKVVAVNGGGNTAIEDATFLANVASKVYVVHRRDEFRAEEAVVAALKKKDNVEFVLNSNIIEIKEESFAVSGIVVEDKNTHEKREIAVDGLFVAIGQVPDNNAFADVVELDKAGYIIAGEDCKTKTEGVFAAGDGRTKEVRQLVTAAGDGAVSGIAAAKYVEKLNI
- the trxA gene encoding thioredoxin; the encoded protein is MSVKIITSENFEAEVLNAKEPVLVDIWAPWCGPCKMLSPIVDEVAEEAEGFSVAKINADENPDLVNKFHVMSIPTLLVFKNGEIVNKSVGLISKDEVKALLG